The Bombus terrestris chromosome 9, iyBomTerr1.2, whole genome shotgun sequence genome contains a region encoding:
- the LOC100642810 gene encoding glycosylated lysosomal membrane protein isoform X2, translating into MNINWKDFLLKKKDSVTFTEEPIYTFGVVFNKIIEFNDTNDTALINIANLVNTNSLHPMFFQWDRKTLIQNNEFVTLNMEGNSYNDSIMNISRMGSIKVSLMGFCSLDHSEFMPHMLHTENSTQVDIILDHLQTNKSFTNSRFAIELLVVGEGNPEVPMFINPKKSLDDEHTPGIFDVVEVRTPPYKSMDNYETEGAYLQWRPVSYTTVSRDITDSTETMQYPPLKVSNHTSTIIDSMLYCYYGDKVDNLLTQRIIVSLGSKGDGFYKRTYYSTWTFLIGYGTPPEEQFSYLVIMIISIGLGLPLIILLAIGLYFCIYKLPKRSGQAYLNQ; encoded by the exons ATGAACATAAATTGGAAGGACTTTCTTCTTAAGAAAAAAGACTCTGTAACATTTACAGAAGAACCTATTTATACTTTTGGAGTAGTTTTTAATAAG ATTATAGAATTCAACGACACAAATGACAcagcattaataaatattgctaATCTTGTAAATACCAACAGTTTACATCCCATGTTTTTCCAATGGGACCGTAAGACTCTAATACAAAATAATGAATTTGTTACATTAAATATGGAGGGTAATTCTTATAACGACAGTATTATGAATATCAGCAGAATGGGAAGCATAAAAGTATCG CTGATGGGATTTTGTTCTCTTGATCACTCAGAATTTATGCCTCACATGTTACATACTGAGAATTCTACCCAAGTTGATATCATTCTTGATCatttacaaactaataaaagcTTCACTAACAGCAGATTTGCTATCGAGTTGTTGGTAGTAGGTGAAGGAAATCCTGAAGTTCCTATGTTTATTAATCCAAAGAAAAGTTTGGACGATGAACATACACCTGGTATATTTGAT gTTGTTGAAGTTAGAACACCACCTTACAAAAGTATGGATAATTATGAGACAGAGGGTGCTTACTTGCAATGGAGACCAGTTTCTTACACAACTGTGTCTAGAGATATAACAGATTCTACAGAAACAATGCAATACCCACCACTAAAAGTATCTAATCACACGAGTACTATCATAGATTCTATGTTATACTGTTACTATGGAGATAAGGTTGACAATTTGCTCACTCAAAGAATCATTGTGTCATTAGGGAGTAAAGGAGATGGTTTCTACAAAAGAACGTACTATTCTACatg GACATTCTTGATTGGGTATGGTACACCACCTGAGgaacaattttcttatttagTAATCATGATCATTTCAATTGGTCTTGGTCTCCCACTAATTATTTTGTTAGCAATAGgcttatatttttgtatttacaaaCTGCCGAAACGAAGTGGCCAGGCATATTTGAATCAGTGA
- the LOC100642810 gene encoding glycosylated lysosomal membrane protein isoform X1 produces MNNVFVFLFLFITLVDIGYCTQRTLRSWLNHDCGTICKDRNLTTVYLRADGPNDTLHYLWDFDGNPSVLLALTSRSATMNINWKDFLLKKKDSVTFTEEPIYTFGVVFNKIIEFNDTNDTALINIANLVNTNSLHPMFFQWDRKTLIQNNEFVTLNMEGNSYNDSIMNISRMGSIKVSLMGFCSLDHSEFMPHMLHTENSTQVDIILDHLQTNKSFTNSRFAIELLVVGEGNPEVPMFINPKKSLDDEHTPGIFDVVEVRTPPYKSMDNYETEGAYLQWRPVSYTTVSRDITDSTETMQYPPLKVSNHTSTIIDSMLYCYYGDKVDNLLTQRIIVSLGSKGDGFYKRTYYSTWTFLIGYGTPPEEQFSYLVIMIISIGLGLPLIILLAIGLYFCIYKLPKRSGQAYLNQ; encoded by the exons atgaataatgtttttgtGTTCCTGTTTTTATTCATTACATTAGTAGATATTGGATATTGTACGCAAAGGACT TTACGATCATGGCTGAATCATGACTGTGGCACGATATGTAAAGACAGAAATTTGACAACAGTTTATCTAAGAGCTGATGGCCCCAATGACACTTTGCACTATCTGTGGGATTTTGATGGTAATCCATCTGTACTGTTAGCACTTACTTCGCGTTCAGCTACTATGAACATAAATTGGAAGGACTTTCTTCTTAAGAAAAAAGACTCTGTAACATTTACAGAAGAACCTATTTATACTTTTGGAGTAGTTTTTAATAAG ATTATAGAATTCAACGACACAAATGACAcagcattaataaatattgctaATCTTGTAAATACCAACAGTTTACATCCCATGTTTTTCCAATGGGACCGTAAGACTCTAATACAAAATAATGAATTTGTTACATTAAATATGGAGGGTAATTCTTATAACGACAGTATTATGAATATCAGCAGAATGGGAAGCATAAAAGTATCG CTGATGGGATTTTGTTCTCTTGATCACTCAGAATTTATGCCTCACATGTTACATACTGAGAATTCTACCCAAGTTGATATCATTCTTGATCatttacaaactaataaaagcTTCACTAACAGCAGATTTGCTATCGAGTTGTTGGTAGTAGGTGAAGGAAATCCTGAAGTTCCTATGTTTATTAATCCAAAGAAAAGTTTGGACGATGAACATACACCTGGTATATTTGAT gTTGTTGAAGTTAGAACACCACCTTACAAAAGTATGGATAATTATGAGACAGAGGGTGCTTACTTGCAATGGAGACCAGTTTCTTACACAACTGTGTCTAGAGATATAACAGATTCTACAGAAACAATGCAATACCCACCACTAAAAGTATCTAATCACACGAGTACTATCATAGATTCTATGTTATACTGTTACTATGGAGATAAGGTTGACAATTTGCTCACTCAAAGAATCATTGTGTCATTAGGGAGTAAAGGAGATGGTTTCTACAAAAGAACGTACTATTCTACatg GACATTCTTGATTGGGTATGGTACACCACCTGAGgaacaattttcttatttagTAATCATGATCATTTCAATTGGTCTTGGTCTCCCACTAATTATTTTGTTAGCAATAGgcttatatttttgtatttacaaaCTGCCGAAACGAAGTGGCCAGGCATATTTGAATCAGTGA